Within Cyanobacteriota bacterium, the genomic segment GCCCCTGCGATCGCATATTGCAACCCACGCATAGTTCTTAACTCTCTCACCTCACCCATCACCGTAATATCAATTTAGCTAAAACACAAGGCACATTATCTGCTGCTTCTGAACTACCTGTGTTGTCAGCCTGCGTTGTCAGCTCTGCCACAGGTAGAATCGCTTAGAACCGCGCGTCCGTGTTACCCTGCTTGACAAGCAATTCCCACGACCATTGTTCCAAGAGGAATTTCAGAATCCATCTCTAGGTATTATGAGAGTTGAGTCAACAAAACCATGACCTGCTCTGAACTCAGAGTGAGACTTGCGCCGGAAGGTGACGATCATCTGCGACCTAGATGACCCGTCTGCCAACATTGTGGCTGAGGCTTGGGCGCATTACACACTAGCGACTTTGGAATTGCAGTGTCAACTACAATCCAGTCTAGCCCAGAGAACTCTAGCAGATAGCCCTAACTCTGAGACTGGAGGTAAAGGTAGAAATAATAGGTTGCCATAGGAATGACTGTCGCTGCTACTAGCAAGCCAATCACCCAGACTGTCGAGCTTGTTTTGTTCTTCTTGGTAGCCGTTGAGTCAGCAAAAGTGCCCTCTACTTGTACGTTGTCAGCCACTACAGGTGCACCTGGATCAGGTTTGCCCATCAACACCAAAGCAATACGATTGCTGGCATCTAGCAGGGCTTGATTATAGTTCCCCTTGCGAATCGGCACCAGTAATGTTTCCTGGGCAACACTTTCGGCGATCGCAGCAGTCAGTCGCGCCGCTGCCGCCTCACCTACCCGGATAGCACTGGTGTTCGTAACGTTATCCAGAACCAGCAACACTTGGTTAGCCTGTGCTTCTGGTGTAGGAAACCACTGCTCGAATAGCTGACTCGCGAGGCTATCTATGGTTTCGCCATAGTCTAAGCGATGTACTGTAACAATGTGCACTTGGTTACCAGTTTTCTGAGATACCTCGGACATCAAACTATTAATGCGGTTTTGGCTCAAGCGGCTCAAAATATCTGCTTGGTCAACTACCCATTCGTTAGCGGCTGGTGGCAGAAAATCATAGGCACCAGTTGCATAGGCTGGTGCCACACTAGCAACCACTTGCAAGACAAGCATCACAACCGACAGGACGATCAGGGTTAGCACTCGCATGGCAGTAATTCGTTGCATTAAGAAATGCTGAGGGAAGCTATGCATAGGGATCATCTTTCTCAAGATTGGGAATTACGCTTTTACCATACTACGGTGACTCGATGCATCCTAGGCAAGGGTGTATGATTTTAGAGGTATTTCTTACCTCGGTGGCTATTCATGACTGTTTTGGGTTTATCAGCTCCTGGCATTTTCCTCTATGCGATCGTCGCAGCGGCTGCTCTGATTTATTTTCCCTATGGAATTGTGGCCTATGGCCGGTTCCGAGTTGGGTATGACCCTGGTGCACCCCGTGCCTGCTTTGACAAACTGCCGGACTATGCCAAGCGGGCCAACTGGGCACATCAGAACTCCTTTGAAACCTTTATGGTATTTACGGCGGCTGCCTTGATGGCCTATATTACAAATCAAACAGGGTCAGCTTCAGTATGGGCCGCGATCGCTTACGTAGTTTCTCGATTTTTCTACTGTCTGTTTTACATTGCGAATGTGCCCATAGGGCGATCCTTAATGTTTGGAATTGGCTCTGCCTGCGTGATTATTTTATTTACTGCTAGTTTGCGATCTATCGCCTAATGTAGCCTCTATAGCTTTGCTGACTGGTAACCAGTAATACCGACCGACCTTTAATCACTAGCTATGTCTACCTATTCCTTCGATATTGTGAGTGACTTTGACCGTCAAGAGCTGGTTAATGCAATAGATCAAACCGATCGAGAAATTAAAAGTCGCTATGACCTCAAAGATACCCAAACCACCTTAGAACTCAGTGAAACCGCTATAATCGTCAACACCGATAGCGAATTTACCCTCAATGCCATTCATACCATCCTGCAAACCAAGGCTGCCAAGCGCAACCTCTCGCTCAAAATTTTTGACTATGGCAAAGTGGAATCTGCCAGTGGTAACCGTGTGCGCCAAGAAATCACTCTGAAAAAGGGCATCAGTCCAGAACTGGGGAAGAAAATTTCCAAGCTGATTCGGGATGAATTTAAGAAAGTCCAAGCCTCTATCCAAGGTGATGCTGTGCGGGTATCAGCCAAATCTAAGGACGACTTGCAAGCTGTCATTCAGCGCTTGAAACAGGAAGATTTTCCCGTTGCTCTGCAATTCACGAATTATCGCTAGTCGCGTCCGTCTGTCTGCACCGTGGAAAAGTTGCGGAACCAACCCCGTCGATGGAAATAGAACACTAAAAAGCCTGCAATACCAAGCATCACACCCCAGCAAGCAAAGTAGGCCCAGGTAATCTTTAGCTCTGGCATGTTTTCAAAATTCATACCATAGATGCCTACAACAAATGTCAAGGGAATGAAGATTGTAGAAATCACAGTTAAAAACTTCATCACCTCGTTCATTTTGTTGCCTACGGAGGAAAGGTACACATCCATCAAGCTAGAGGCTAACTCGCGGTAGGTTTCCACCATGTCAATTACTTGCACCGCATGGTCGTAGCAGTCCCGCAGATAAATGCGTACATCAGGACTAATTAAGTCACTGCCATCTCGAATCAAGGTGTTGATCGCATCTTGCTGGGGCCAAATTGCCCGTCGCAAGGTCAGCAGTTGGCGCTTGAGGGCGTGAATGTTTTGGAGGGTTTTCCTTGTAGGGTTGACTACAACCTCATCTTCGAGTTGCTCTAGTTGCTCACCGTAAACCTCTAGCACAGGAAAGAACCCGTCGATAATGGCATCTATTAGTGCGTAGGCCAAATAGTCAGTCTGTTGTTTGCGGATAATGCCGCGATCGGCACGAATTCGGTCTCGCACGGGGCTAAAGGCATCATATTCCGGCTCCTCTTGTACAGTGAGCAGATAGTTTTTTCCCAATACCAAGCTAACCTGCTCTGCTAGAAAGCAAGGTTGTGACGAGTTAACATCAGGGCGCTGTAGCGATTTATCTGACTTGTAACTAGGACGCTCTAGCTCATC encodes:
- a CDS encoding TPM domain-containing protein; the encoded protein is MHSFPQHFLMQRITAMRVLTLIVLSVVMLVLQVVASVAPAYATGAYDFLPPAANEWVVDQADILSRLSQNRINSLMSEVSQKTGNQVHIVTVHRLDYGETIDSLASQLFEQWFPTPEAQANQVLLVLDNVTNTSAIRVGEAAAARLTAAIAESVAQETLLVPIRKGNYNQALLDASNRIALVLMGKPDPGAPVVADNVQVEGTFADSTATKKNKTSSTVWVIGLLVAATVIPMATYYFYLYLQSQS
- a CDS encoding MAPEG family protein — encoded protein: MTVLGLSAPGIFLYAIVAAAALIYFPYGIVAYGRFRVGYDPGAPRACFDKLPDYAKRANWAHQNSFETFMVFTAAALMAYITNQTGSASVWAAIAYVVSRFFYCLFYIANVPIGRSLMFGIGSACVIILFTASLRSIA
- a CDS encoding YajQ family cyclic di-GMP-binding protein, which encodes MSTYSFDIVSDFDRQELVNAIDQTDREIKSRYDLKDTQTTLELSETAIIVNTDSEFTLNAIHTILQTKAAKRNLSLKIFDYGKVESASGNRVRQEITLKKGISPELGKKISKLIRDEFKKVQASIQGDAVRVSAKSKDDLQAVIQRLKQEDFPVALQFTNYR
- the corA gene encoding magnesium/cobalt transporter CorA, translated to MPEKQPVYPSTYAQPSLLEADDNAIADDDDSYVDYFYDEPGSAPGTLYIDEDAAQPAITLIDYDANNATRTQLATPEDCLPYLDSPSVSWIDVQGLGDENVLQRLGQVFQLHPLVLEDIVNIPQRPKVEEYSNQLIIILHMVSLRQQDELERPSYKSDKSLQRPDVNSSQPCFLAEQVSLVLGKNYLLTVQEEPEYDAFSPVRDRIRADRGIIRKQQTDYLAYALIDAIIDGFFPVLEVYGEQLEQLEDEVVVNPTRKTLQNIHALKRQLLTLRRAIWPQQDAINTLIRDGSDLISPDVRIYLRDCYDHAVQVIDMVETYRELASSLMDVYLSSVGNKMNEVMKFLTVISTIFIPLTFVVGIYGMNFENMPELKITWAYFACWGVMLGIAGFLVFYFHRRGWFRNFSTVQTDGRD